Proteins encoded together in one Thermoplasmatales archaeon window:
- a CDS encoding MTAP family purine nucleoside phosphorylase, with translation MKIGIIGGTGFYEMEGEEIEIETEYGRVLAFIFEKNARKIFFIPRHGRQHKPAHAVNYHANIKAMKNAGVEAIIGISNVGSMKKEIKPGEIFIPSDFIDLSGRNSTFYNEQAIHIDMSNPFCPVLRKIIVEEAGKRGKYREGVYIVTNGPRLETKAEINFFRNFADVVGMTLMPETALARELQICYASICLVSNYAAGMQEKLSAREIKEIVNERKKYLIEIVGECIKKIPEKRSCKCMHALEEGKI, from the coding sequence ATGAAAATAGGAATAATAGGGGGAACTGGCTTCTATGAAATGGAAGGAGAGGAAATAGAAATAGAAACAGAATATGGTAGAGTGTTAGCCTTTATTTTTGAAAAAAATGCGCGAAAAATATTCTTCATTCCAAGGCACGGAAGACAGCACAAGCCAGCGCATGCGGTAAATTATCATGCAAATATTAAGGCAATGAAAAATGCGGGAGTAGAAGCGATAATTGGAATAAGCAATGTTGGCTCAATGAAAAAAGAGATAAAGCCAGGGGAAATTTTTATTCCAAGCGATTTCATTGATTTAAGCGGAAGGAATTCCACTTTTTATAATGAGCAAGCTATTCATATTGATATGAGCAATCCTTTCTGCCCTGTTTTGAGGAAAATAATTGTTGAGGAAGCGGGCAAAAGAGGAAAATACCGTGAGGGAGTTTATATTGTTACAAATGGGCCAAGGCTTGAAACAAAGGCGGAGATAAATTTTTTCAGAAATTTTGCTGATGTTGTAGGTATGACTTTGATGCCAGAAACAGCTCTTGCAAGAGAATTGCAGATATGCTATGCTTCAATTTGCCTTGTCTCAAATTATGCTGCTGGAATGCAGGAAAAGTTAAGCGCAAGAGAGATAAAGGAGATAGTCAATGAAAGAAAGAAATATTTAATTGAAATTGTGGGTGAATGCATTAAAAAAATTCCTGAAAAAAGGAGTTGCAAATGCATGCATGCTTTAGAAGAAGGAAAAATATAA
- a CDS encoding type IV pilin, protein MIEKMKRWIKNKAGVSPIIAIILMVAITVVLAATIYVWVSGMGKTGGAAPNLSGAVDNINDKLTITAAEAGMKWKDIRVTYVADEEVNITVYYANGDIITQSPENNSSAGQIIFTNDIAIQAGDYIKVADGGEEGTATYVDLTIVYIPTNTNLGTWRIYI, encoded by the coding sequence ATGATAGAAAAAATGAAAAGATGGATAAAAAATAAGGCGGGAGTGAGCCCAATTATAGCCATCATCTTAATGGTGGCTATAACAGTAGTGCTAGCAGCAACAATATACGTATGGGTAAGCGGAATGGGCAAAACAGGAGGAGCAGCACCAAACCTATCTGGAGCAGTAGATAACATAAACGATAAACTCACAATAACAGCCGCAGAAGCAGGAATGAAATGGAAGGACATAAGGGTAACATATGTGGCAGATGAGGAGGTAAATATAACTGTATATTATGCAAATGGAGATATTATTACTCAAAGCCCAGAAAATAATAGCAGCGCCGGACAAATAATATTTACTAATGACATTGCTATACAGGCAGGAGATTATATCAAAGTAGCCGACGGCGGTGAAGAAGGGACAGCTACCTATGTTGATCTTACAATAGTATATATCCCAACAAACACGAATCTTGGGACATGGAGAATATACATCTAG
- a CDS encoding redox-regulated ATPase YchF gives MQIGIVGKPNVGKTTFFNAATYANAEVADYPFTTINANVGIMYARTKCPCREYNLKCNPRNSKCIDGVRYVAIEAIDVAGLVPKAHEGRGLGNKFLDDLRQASCLIHVVDISGSTDEEGRACQIGQHNPENDIKFLEEEIDYWIKGIIGRDWKRLSRKCSMEGEKIEKILAEKLAGLGIKEEDIRRAIKKINLPGDASSWSDSELFLLASTIRKEAKPILLALNKADKAPDEFINKLKGEYAIPTSASSELALVKASENGFIEYKPGDADFKILKELDDLQKKGLEYIKKRVLDKFGSTGVQKCIDVAVYELLKLITVYPVEDENKLTDKDGNVLPDAFLLPHGSKVIDLARKVHSELAEGFIKAIDVRRKKVVGADYELSDGDIIHIVAR, from the coding sequence ATGCAGATTGGAATAGTTGGAAAACCAAATGTTGGAAAAACAACTTTTTTCAATGCAGCTACTTATGCAAATGCTGAAGTGGCTGACTATCCCTTTACAACAATAAACGCAAATGTTGGAATAATGTATGCAAGAACAAAATGCCCTTGCAGGGAATACAACTTAAAATGCAATCCAAGGAATTCAAAGTGCATCGATGGGGTAAGATATGTGGCAATTGAAGCCATAGATGTAGCGGGGCTTGTACCCAAAGCCCATGAAGGCAGAGGCCTCGGAAATAAATTTCTTGATGACTTAAGACAAGCTTCTTGCTTAATTCATGTTGTCGATATTTCTGGCTCAACAGATGAAGAGGGAAGAGCCTGCCAGATTGGGCAACATAATCCGGAGAATGATATAAAATTTCTTGAAGAGGAAATAGATTATTGGATAAAGGGAATAATTGGGCGTGACTGGAAGCGTTTGAGCAGAAAGTGCAGTATGGAAGGGGAAAAAATTGAGAAAATACTTGCTGAGAAGCTTGCAGGTCTTGGAATAAAGGAAGAGGACATAAGGAGGGCAATTAAAAAAATAAATTTGCCAGGTGATGCTTCTTCATGGAGCGATAGTGAGCTCTTTCTGCTGGCTTCAACAATAAGAAAGGAGGCAAAGCCAATATTGCTTGCTCTGAATAAAGCAGATAAAGCTCCTGATGAATTTATAAATAAGCTGAAAGGGGAGTATGCAATCCCCACTTCCGCATCAAGTGAGCTCGCTCTGGTTAAGGCAAGTGAAAACGGATTTATTGAATACAAGCCAGGAGATGCGGATTTTAAAATTTTAAAAGAGCTTGATGATTTGCAGAAGAAAGGACTTGAATATATAAAGAAGAGGGTTCTTGATAAATTTGGCTCAACAGGTGTGCAGAAATGCATTGATGTTGCTGTATATGAGTTATTAAAGCTGATAACCGTTTATCCAGTCGAAGACGAAAATAAATTAACTGATAAGGATGGAAATGTTTTGCCAGATGCATTTTTATTGCCACACGGCTCAAAAGTTATAGATTTAGCAAGAAAAGTTCATAGCGAGCTTGCTGAGGGATTTATAAAAGCAATTGATGTAAGAAGAAAAAAAGTAGTTGGAGCTGATTATGAGCTCAGCGATGGAGATATAATTCATATAGTTGCACGCTAG
- a CDS encoding transcriptional regulator, which translates to MKIIKASPLTNENDYRKVALNFLKMIGYIGKNEDENSIAFKLFENFLIHPDKAWAIDELMLSLNSTKATVYRHLNKLKSIDILEEGKENGKKTYKLRYGNIAKAWNFVEAHIKVAMNNYEETVQHLQKLVERRYKNE; encoded by the coding sequence ATTAAAATTATAAAGGCATCTCCTCTTACAAATGAAAATGATTATCGCAAAGTTGCTTTAAATTTTTTAAAGATGATTGGGTATATTGGAAAGAATGAGGATGAAAACTCAATAGCTTTCAAACTTTTTGAAAATTTTTTAATTCATCCAGATAAGGCATGGGCAATAGATGAGCTTATGCTCTCGCTTAATTCAACAAAAGCAACCGTCTATAGGCATTTAAACAAGCTTAAAAGCATAGACATTCTTGAAGAAGGAAAGGAAAATGGAAAGAAAACATATAAGTTAAGATACGGAAATATTGCAAAGGCATGGAATTTTGTTGAAGCTCATATAAAAGTTGCAATGAATAATTATGAAGAAACTGTCCAGCATTTACAAAAGCTTGTTGAAAGGAGGTATAAAAATGAATGA